ATAAGGATACTTTTAAGTAGTCACCAGCTTTGAATACATCgattgatttgaaaaaaaaaaaaaaaaaaaacttcctTCGCAGCTAAGTAATACTTTGTACATaagaatcaatatttataaatttttttttctgcgtaaaataaaatgcaattaattgcttcatttatttttttgattcattaattttttgtatatacacatacgaaGGAAACAATGGAATGTGACTCGCAATTGGCAATCAGCACCTATTCGAAGAAGCATTACGATTAGAATGATTGACTCCGCCGACGTacttctatataaataaaagatacgtCTTCGCACATATTACatagtaattaaaaatcttcgtaaatatttgaaacattTTCGAGCACGagcgtaataaaaataacacgtATAGTCAACCGATCTTAACATCAatcttgataaataaaattaaaaggacGATAGAGACAATTTTGTGTATTTCCCTATTCACAATCCATGTTCAAAAAATGCTATAACCATAGAAAACTTATTGTTAGTTAATTCAGCGAATATCTTGAACAATCTCCTTAAGTAAGATCTCATCCATATTTGTTACAACGAAAATTGCATtcgcaaaaatattatacgaatataatgttttaagGATGtagtaaatattatctttctttagaaTTTAATGTAATGTATGATAGTTTGAACGGTTAGCAACAAGTACCGAAAAACGATCggtttcattatatatttatatgtatacagatttataaataaacatcTCAGAAGCATCATGATACAAATTTCTAAATTCGTTAATACTTTTCGTAGATACTTTTAGGAAATGTTCGTTCGAAAACAACGTACTTTATCTTGTCTTGTTATTAAGTACATTGATAATATGCgtataatttacaatttagTGCCTAGCCATTGGTCCATCTACAGCATAATTAATCTTACGTATCAATTATCATAAACTAAGTTATGACATTATGTCATGATAATGAACATAATgcagaaataattgaattaaatagaaaatagaagatgctatttttaattgaaatcgaACTTGGGATATTAAACTCGAGAATTATTAGCCAAAAAATACtacgaaaaaattatacgCAAATTATCTAAAGattcttataataatgttaaatggTTACtctaaatacttttttttttcttttttatatttaatattgcacacaaatatttaaaaaaaaaaaaaaaaaaaaacgtaaacaGGCAAGACACTTATGTCagcatttttataatatattatataaaaaaaagaaagaagaaaaaaaaaagaccacGACTTAGAAATGATCATACCGACAATATCAACACGTTGATTGtaatttcatatgtatatatatatatatatatataaatattattcgattaaaaaaattgtacattCGGTCCTAAATCAGggcaataatttattattcgatgGAAAAATGAGAATGCTTATAGGCGGATATTTAACGATACTTGTTACTATTTATATCTTCCGATCTAcacaatattttgttttatatttgtcCTATGACACAATGCTTTGAACACTATGGTAGGTAGAAATGCTCTTAACAgacataaaatatgtataatcaaATCTACCATTAAAACTACTTCTTTAATACGAGAATATAAACAGCGAATGTCGTGaacatcatttttaaaaactatgattatttgtattatttttatttagtcATGTCTTTAAGACAGattcattatatttcattctttcataaaattgctgcttattattgttatgagcATAAATTAAAGAGAACAATAATTCGTCTTCTACAACCCTTGAAAAATACACTGAACGTAGTTCTTTTTAGTATAGGATAGTTAAGTGCAAAAGTGAAAAAGTTCAGTGCAAgcaatatttcattatcacCTCCATATAATTGATGTTTTTCAGACATATTAATTCTGTAATTTATATGGAGGAAGACAATAGTACAGATTAGTCACCTTTTTCTATAGTATTTCAATGCTTCTATTATGCAATATATTACACGCTCTGCATGTTATCTAGTCCATATGTCACTCATCCAATCATCATTTAATTCTTCGTTTGGTAAaactttcaattttcttaatgCTTCGAGATAAAACGTCAGTTCTAAAGTAACCACCCCATGTTGTGGACCACCATTATTCactatattcatttttactaATTGCTCCCTAAGTTTTTCCTTAAATGAAGTATTTACCGTACGATAAAGTGATTCGACTTCAGTCGATGGTAAAATCCCAGAGACAGCCTCATGAAGCTTTATGAGATAACTGTAAATAAGAAATGATTACATATTTAACGAATTGTACCGACGCATGCAACCTCCTATTGGCCGTTATTGAATTTacctagaaatatttctaaatgattTCGATGGTACAGGCGGCCTTGCATTCCATTTTGATATTTGACCTCCTAATAAATTGTCAACAATAGTCAAAATTTTTCCTTCGATCTCTCTTATATGAGCCCTTATATCCCTTTCTACGCTATCTAATAATGCCACTCCACCGCTTACGCTTGGCATTCCTACAACTCCACGGCTAGGATTTTGTTCAGCAAGTTCTAGATATCAaggattaaatataattaaagtaaattaaataCTATTAGAATTATAGACTgttacgatattatttatcgtcgcaccttgaaaatgttttttaatatatggCATGAACCACAAAATAAGTTTCAAACTACGTGCCGCTAATACAAGAATTGTACTCGTTATAGTCTTTAAGCCTGCAACTTGCATCGCCCCAGCACCCAAAACAAGTTGACAACACCGAGAATTATAATGCCGTAATAATTCTGCCAATTGACGTCCAATAGTTCCTGATAATGCTACTAACTCACTGCTGgttctataaatatatgagtGACATTATGAAttgtacatttattataataattatttgttaataaatatcatgGATTTACCTGCAATATTCGTGTATCATTTGTATAAGCATTAAAGCGGTAGGAACAACTGCAAATCTTTCTTCTCCtatcataataaatgattCTGTACTATCATTTTTTACCTCATCGTCGCGTTTCAATGGGCCACGGGGAAATTGATTTTCTTGATAAATGTACGTTACCAACGATTGAAATTCTGATGGAACATCAGCTTGTTTCCATCTTTCAGATTCTAATAAGAGAGTAAGTCTTGTTTTACGTTCTGTATGGAATTTTTGCACGAACTTGCTCGCTTGTGccttcaaaaaaatattaccaatcagttttatattttgtaattatagaaaaaaaaacgatctatttaaaaatcatcTACCTTGAATGCAGATCGCAATGCAGTACACTGTTTACCACAAAGTTTTTCACATTCTTCTGTAAATTCTTCTACTATATTTGCTAATTGACAAACTTGAGTTGTCGTCGCTCTATCACTTAACCAAGATGTTTTTTCAATTGGACTATGATTTTCCTTATCTTCAATCTTATTTAATGAACTTTCagatatattatctttctcattttgcgacttatctttttcatttgtacCTGCGGAAAGCAGATTTCCCAAACGCTCATGGCAGTAATCACAGACAGATATAAGCATATCAGTGAGTTTGGTAGTTACACGAACATGTTCATCTTGCGTCAACAAACGATCAGGCATAGATTCATCATATGAACCATCGACCGTATGTCCAGCAGATAAGTTTGCAGTGTCACGCATTACATCATGAACagcctataaaaaaaaaatgcgcacacacacacacacacacacacgcacacgcgtatatcttaatataatataatatataataataattcttacatttttaaaatatcttacCTTGACGCGCACTAGCAGTTTTGTAAGAGAATATATTGTATTGTGAAGCAAGGTCAACCTTTCTGCATGGGAAAGACTGCCCACTTCAAGGGCTGCTGCTTGTTGATCACTACAGCAATCACTTGCTGCAAGAGCTTCTATAACTCTTTGCTTTGTTATAGCTCTAACAGTAGTCACAGCCTCCTCTTTGTAAGTATCCACAAAGTGAAAGTGTTTTTGACGTAGTAGTCCAGAAATGATGGAAACAAGTTTATCCTGTTCGTTGAGGATGTACAAATGATCTCACTGGGAAGATGGACGATAGATTGTTTGCTACTCACTAAAGCTAAAATACTTTTTCAAAAGTATTATGTACTTACTCCATCCAACACAACATCTTCTTCACCTAATGGTCTATTCAAATCTGCAGTAGCATACTTTTGAAATTCCGTTGTGAGCATTTTATCGACAAGTTTTTCCATTTCCGTTAATTGAGAACTCAAATGCCTGAACGGAAactcaattaaaataatatttaaacttaatataaatcgaataaatataaaatgttcacCGAAAGCTATGCACTCCATTTAATTCTTGCAATAGAATCTCTTGTGTCGTAGATATAAGATCCAATGCTGCAACATAGTCTGGTGTAGAAAGTAATAATTGTATCATTGGTTGACTTTGATGTACAGTTGCCATcagtttcaatttttcatgtaCTAAAAATCGATTCGTCCGAGCTCTTTCCAatctaatggaaaaaaaaaaaagaaaaaaaaagggagaattAAAAATCGCAATACTGGGATAAAATGCAGATATATGTTTACTTACTGTAAAACTTTTAAAGAATCTTTGACTAGATATTTGTCAACCTGGTGGATATTTTCTCTTAGCGCTTTTAAAACGGTAATAGTTTGAGATAACTGCTCCATTAAAGCATCATGAGAGGTCATTGCATTGAAGAATGCTTGAGATTTAGAGGCTACCTGCTCTGCTATTCTAACTTCTACAATATCTAAATAGTGACTCAACtgaaataacatattatttcatatattattaagtaCTTGCCAcctatgtatatgcatgtCATTAGAATTTATCAGTTCACCTTCTTTTCCATCTGTTCAACATGCGTCACtacgttatattccttatcTAATAGGCCATCTTTTGTAAATGGAAATACAGCTTCAAAGTTTTCTCTTTGCGAAAGATCTAAATTTggtgttaaaaatatttttggaatatttaacaaatcaaATTGACTTCGatctgaaaatatttaatattcaagaTAAACTCCACCGTACGACGAATGacaaaatatacaataatatactGTTACATATCattgaaagtatttaaaattatttacctagcgatttaactttttttaaatttggaAAATTCTGTAGTAATTCATTTGGAGTAGTTGGTCTGGTTGCACTAGAACTCATCCGTGAATGTTTACGGTGTCTCTACAAAtagagattaaagaaaaaattaatctgaGATATGGTTGTGTCAGTTAGTAAAAGAaagtttaaatgaaaatattattgcttACGCGTGCAATTTTTTTCAGGTATACTTCAAAGTGATGCATAGTAACCTCAGGAAGATAAGGACTTCTTGGAACGTCCATTTTTTCTACAAACCCATCGCCCCATGTACGAGTAAAGAAATTACTTTGTTTTCCTTTAAATGGATCATTCAACACTGCAGGTAGATTTTGTATAGCCGAATAAACAGTCCAAGTTGAGCCAGGCTCTAGCAACTGACCATTATTTTTACGTTGGTGTTGCATCGTTGCATGCTTTGTTGCATGGGCTACATAATCTTTATCCGAAACACCTTCCACTGGAAGACTAGTACATACTCCATTATAACCATACAAGCACACATATGATCCTCCTTCTCTTGAACAATGTCGATCTCTCAAGTGTCTGAAATATATGAATGGaaattattgcaaattaaAGAGAATCATTGCAAAAGCAAAGAGAAATGAAttgatgaattaattattattataataacataatctactatctattaaatatgctaaaaatatatattataaacatgaATAGACagtatttaattatatgtgaaataatataatgaatatattgtaATAGCATATAACTTCGAGAGGACATTGGACAAGTGGACCCACCTAATAAAATCTTGAATGTGTTTAAACGTGAGGTTAGTACAATATTCACATACTAAAATCGTAGACACCGATTCGGATGTCACTACGATTTTCGCCATTTTACATCTATCGTCTTAACTAATCTGTTTAACATCGCCGTGATTAATTTCTTGCTTTATGTCATCGAACGCTCTTCACCaacattatacatatgtacaactATTTAACGTATGCAGTACACGTCCTCAGTTACATACATTTCACGCGAATACGTTTCAAGTTGTCCAACTGAAAAACACGATTATCGTGATACTACCACTactggctctctctctctctctctctcgaatgaAAAAGACAAACATGCCGATAATGTTTATCAGAGCAAGCAAGCAATGTAGatacacgcgcgcacacacacgcgcacacacacacacacacacacacacacacacacacacatatatatatatagcctgTGGTGTGTGATTTGCAATAACAAAACTTACTAAACGTTGGGGTCTCTGGCATTTACACGTCATGCTCTATATTATCGACAATCCACcagaaataatagcaataatcgTAGAGCTTATGAAAGTGTTTCTCGATTACaattcgattaattcgattaaattcgattaaattcgattaaattcgattaaattgaattaaactcgatcgtttgattttttcaaaaataattaatacggaagaataataatgcgCAGTATCGGTATACGTATCCGTGCATCTACCGTGAACGTTCCATAATATACGATCTCCATGGCAGAACGCTGTCTACTTTGAGGTTATGAACGATTTGACAACTACATCGACACTGTGTACTTGACggaatataaatcaaaaaatatggATAGCGAACAAGagaatacaataaaattgGAAGGTCATGCAGATAGAAAATACATTAGCTTTCAAGGTCTTAAAAAAGCTTCCAAGTGTCCAAGCAATCGTATTGAATGTTTAGATACAAATCAGACCGATTCACAACAATTCAATAATCGAGATAttacaagaaagaaaggtacTGTACGGATACACcgtataaaaatttgaagGAACTTTGTACTAACttgtaaaaaaatgtttacattGTTGTATcaaacataataaattatgtatttCTTACGTataacaagagaaagaaaacctttatcataataagaacatttttTACATGGTATTTCTAGGTGTGTCTTTGATGCAATTTGTACAGACAGAATTAACAAGAGGATACCAATTAGAATATGACGAAGAAAGATTTTCtgcaagaagagagaagatttattcgtttatgAAAATTCCTAGAGAAGTTGAAAAGTTCATGATTTATGGCTTTCTCCAGGTATAAAGTGATGTTTCGCATATTGTTCAATATGAATAAGTACAActaatattatctcttttacaGTGTGcagattcatttttatttgtctaTACATTTTTACCATTAAGATTTATTATGGCATTATGGGCTGTAGCTACAAGACCCCTTTGGCATTGCTTAGggtagatattttttcttttttttttttttttatttataaataatcctACATACATGCATTGTACTATgtaaaacgaataataataaatgtttttatcaATGATCAATTTGCAGAAGTAAGAAACTTCGtgccaaaagaaaagaaaggattttGAGGCCGGCTGAAGTATGTGATTTATTAAAGGGAGTTGTAGTACTAGGTTGCTGGGCAGCCACATGGAAAGTGGACACATCAATGATGTACCATGTAGTCAAAAGTCAGTCggtgataaaattatatattttttataatatgttaGAAGTAGGAGATCGACTTTTTAGCGCATTTGGTCAGGATACAATAGACGCATTACTTTGGACTGCCACAGAACCACGTTCTCGAACACGATCAACTCGTTCTCAACACTTGGGAACATTGCCACATCTCCTATTTGCTCTTGCTTATGTCTGTATCCTTATAGCACTCAttcaaaacaaataataagatatttcttatatcataatatattcttgtatTTTCTACGATATAAAAAGCTTATGAGACTCCTTGACTAAATTTTTTACGACGCATACAGTGCTGCATAGTATACTGGTGCTATTTCAAGCGACTACCTTAAATGTAGCTATAAACAGCAGCAACAAAGCTCTTCTTACAATAATGATGTCTAATAACGTAAGTTTTATCCCCTTTAAATATTGCTTTcccttgaaaataatttatataaataagattttatgatatttcttttcagtttGTTGAATTAAAAGGTTCTGTTTTTAAGAAATTTGACAAGAATAATTTGTTTCAATTATCTTGTGCCGATGTCAGAGAACGTTTTCACTTAACGATGTTACTGTTAGCAGTTACATTGCAAACAATGAAGGAGTATGCATGGCGAGCTGATAGGCTAATTGTGCTGCTACCTGATTGCGTAATGTTGCTATTAGCAGAAGTCCTTGTTGACTGGgtttgtatattaaatattattatgatatatgaaatacatatgtattttttatttatttatttatttatctagaACTAATATAAATACCATGTTTGTGTGTAAAGGTAAAGCATGCATTCATCACTCGTTTTAACGAGCTAAGCTCAACTGTCTATAGGGATTACACAGTTAGTTTGGCTTATGATATGGCTCAAACGAGACAAAAAACAGCATTTTCTGATCCATCGGATTTGATAGCTCGGAGAATGGGTTTTATCCCATTACCCCTTAGTGTTGCTATGGGCAGGGTATTATGTACAACTTTAACACCATCTGCAAGACCAgcaaatttcattttgttaatattagcGTATCTCATACTCGTAGCTTTACGTATATTAAACAGTCTAATTATTTTGGGTAGAGCATGCGATTTAATATCTTCGCATGCACATTCAAATAGAAATGAGACGGGTGAAGAAACATTGATtcagaatttaaataaatcaagtGCAGATGCAAAAGATCCGAACCTGGCAACAgctatattttcaaatagcGCTGTCAGTTTGAATAATGTATGTCTTAACGATGCTCTACTTAAATCAGATGATACTACCGACGACCTGGATAGATCTGAGGATAACTCGGCTGAAGTTGCCCCACCAGTTAAAAACATTTTAAGAAGTGGAAGTGAACCTCTACTTCCTCAATGACACCTTTTCTTAGTATAATTGTAGCTCAAAACTTTTTTGTTCATAAATAATACTAgccatgtatacatatatgtagacatacttatgtgtgtgtgtacatgttATTCTCAGGTTTTTTATgatatgaattaaatataagtatttaagaaaatagaaagagaaataaaatttcgaggTACTTTAATAcacattatttcattatagatATCCTAATAAATATCCTAATTCGTCCATTATATttgtaacaaattattttattgttacaaaTGTAACCAAGTAATGGAGGATATTGTACCCCCTTTCCTGCTTTATACCTGCTTAAGACGTCGTGAACTGATCGTGAACTGATCGTGAACTGATCGTGAACTGATCGTGAACTGATCGTGAACTGATCGTGACCTGATGGAGGACGATCGATGAACAAATCCATAcacgaatattttataattgtttaaacAATGCAAAATGATTCTGAAAACGATGAGAGGTAATGATTAAACGATATTACATTCTGTAAAACGTCGCAGAGCTCTTGAGACGCGTTGGActtggaataattttctttcagagTACGTCGATCTTTGGAACAATGCGACTTACCCACTTTCCAGTTTCCTCCTTTCGTACTCCGAGGATTAAATCTCTGAAATTCACTCTTTCCATACCGTTCCTAcatttaatcgtttaaattcGGGAGagaatcattaataaataatgattatatttactaacaatagtttttatcaatattacaatGATCGTAAGACacgatcgatataaaataaattctttttaatttaatctttcGAGAAAATAAATCGCGAACtcggtataatataattaataaataaaattattttattcaaatccTAACACGTCCAGTTAACAATTGACACTTGAATATTCACTAACCTCATGACACCCCGGGAATTAGAGTTTGTAAAGTAGTGTTCCACTTAATTTGTGAGTCTTCAGATGCAATAACCTCCACGTGACATGATACTCGCAGTATAGAAGCGTCTAATAGGTCGTATAGCGTCGCGACGATATTACCGATGTCGTGATGATATTTCTTTCCCGTGCCTTCGGTATACATAATGGAGGAAAATAGAGAGGGTATCGCCTGTGCAGGTCCCCTCTACCACCGATACCGTGATATAATGACAAAGTATAGGTCTTaggaataaagtaaatataacgtatatttacatattcttAATAAAGATTTGATCTTGTCGGCTGCGTTACGGAAGGTTAGATTAAGGATTACGTCACTTAGAATTAACATTCTCAAGCAATAGATTTATGAGAACATGGTAGTTCTAGATTTAAAATTACTCGGAATAGATTTAAGAACTAaacgtaattaatttattaatgaaagaaaagacttTAACGAATGACCAACTAGgaatgatcgaaaaattataCTCATCAATAACCTTAAAGGAGCGTTGTGCCGCTGTCATATTGGGACGATCGCGATGATGTAGATGGCGATCTCGTCGCGACTGTTACGCCTCCTCCGGTAAGATACTAGAACTAACACGCCTCGGCGCCACCTTACGATTATGTATGTGGAATATAtcctataatttataattataaaataaaatataataatgtataataatcattttaccTTAGCTAATTTTCGATTTATAAGAATTGATTGTTACAGTAACAtctgaattattaatattaccaaaGGTAATCCAAGGTTAGAGGTTGCACAATCGGTCTTTCTTCATAGCGGcgcataaatttcaattttggTGGAAGAGTAGTGAGTTAGTAGTCTTTTGGAAACATCTTCAATTTAGCTACAAGAATATGTGacattatatatgaaaataacatGATATTGACTGGTCTTTTCAGAATCATTCCAAAACCAAATAAATATCATGAGTTGATagctttttttctgtttcaaaCCTGTTTCCAATATATAGCCAGTCGACTTttgagataattttttttggtATTTCGAAATGTCATCTATTTActgtgtaataataaatttttattgatcaaCGTCTCCTTATATTTTGCTTATTTCATCTTGCTCAATCTCTCACTTTCGCTCACTTTCCCTCCAGCGACGAGATACCCAAAtcaaaaatttaatcaaattttgGTTATTTCATTTTGCTCACCGctctaactttctctctctctctctcttgctttctccttttttttctccccataCGACTCATACCAGTGGATTGATGTAGACCATATCGAATGATTTCTCTTCTCGTGGATGTCCGTTGTTACGTCGTAGCTGTCACACGTGgaaatttaatcaatatttGATAAGGAATACTTGgcattcttctcttttttcttctagtGGTTTCTTCGGAAAACATAAACGTACATATTACACTTtcttaatgattaaataaaaaaaaaatgtaattttgtaGAAAACACGCACTTTCTATACTCATGTTAAGTGTTTTGTATGTATAACCATATCACTCGTTCGTACATTCGGTCATTATCGCTTCTTGTTATCCACTTAAATTGTTTACTTTTTAGAACTATCAATCTCTTAAAATACGAGCTTCTAATCGCCAAACGGGTAGAAATACACATTCTTATCTCTCCTACAGCTTACATTTTTATTCCCTAAATCACCGAGATTATcattactttaatattattcaccTACGAACCCTAACCCTACATATactttctatatatcttttcatatacatatacaatgtaTCAATTCGAAATAAGACTTTGTGAATTTATagcttattaataaattttttataaacaacgatacatattatattttcttaaatgtcTAGAGTGTGACATAGtgcaaaaaaaattacttgtttgtataatttataagattagtaaaaaaaaacaaaacatcgACAGAAATATTAAACCAATGGTATTCGCACAGTTCTTATTTCGAGGTGTTTGcaaaaaagtttataaatatatattaaagtaagAAGCGTATAAAAATAgggtttataatatattcgtcATTCAAATGAAGAGTTAATTAATAACCGGTTTATAACACGATGCTCGGTTATAGGAGGAAGAGACATAATTAACTTTTGAACTTTTCTTCGAATCTCCTATTTCCCGTCTTACCCAACCGAATGTAAGCATGTTCTTATGTAAGCTCTGATCACGTGAATGTACTGCGTCTTCTTCAAATACTCCTCGTTTTCCTCTTCCATGCTCACTTCTTTTTAAGACACGATGGCAGGAGTCATTGTGCGCTCCTAACAGATTATCTCTATatctcaataattattattataatcaataaattatttttattttaattaaactgtTTCTATAGTTTTCAATTGATTCAATTCATCATAGAATTCAGTGCAACATTAACTattattacaacaataataattggattGTTCTATAGAATATTAcaatactttttaaataaattacatatgtataataggATCAAAGGAATCCCGGATCCAAAAGTATATCCAATTGttggaaatattcattaatttgtCGGCAATAACAAAGGTAAATTTCTaagtgatttattttatatctaaactATTTATccagtttttatttataacctTTTTTCTAGCTTTATTCAACCAAATTCTAAATCTTGATAAGATTTTTTCTTAAGACTGAATAGTCCAATCATTACTTATAAGAGCGAAGTTGAAATAGTCGAAGCATTAGTGATAAGAGCGAGGAATATGAAAACCTGAAACCTGCTGTAGGCAATGGTGGTTTGTTAATTGCTCCAggtgaagtatatatattctacattgtttgttaatacataattatttacattattaatatatgtatatatatatatatatatatatatatatatatatatatatatatatatatatacacacatacttactgtaaaatatatatatttctttcgatgtcaaattttataaaattgaagaataaattattttgtcttctttatatgcatatagaaATGAATGTGCTATATAAAGATGTACAAGAtcttctctcattttattttcttttattgtataCTTGTATGTATGGACGAACGAAATAAGTAAATTAtgtaaagaattattttcctttatatttgcAGCATCAGGAATCCTCatcgaaaattattaagtgaagtcctttttaaaaaatatgtaaagtcGCATATGGATGTATTGGTTAATCATTTTGTctctttaatgaaaaaattggaaattttGGTTGGAAAAGAATTAGATGTTTGCCATTACGTTTTTTCCTGTACATTGGACGTATTATAAGGTAGAATtcagaaaattttgaaaagtttataaattttatacacacttgtatgaatttattataattttgttaaagttTTTATCGAATCCTTACGTATATAAAGTTGCTGACAAATTCGGATTGCAAATTAGCTGAATCTATAGactggtaataataatgaattttttatattcgttatgtt
This DNA window, taken from Vespa crabro chromosome 24, iyVesCrab1.2, whole genome shotgun sequence, encodes the following:
- the LOC124432260 gene encoding vacuolar protein sorting-associated protein 54; the encoded protein is MAKIVVTSESVSTILVCEYCTNLTFKHIQDFIRHLRDRHCSREGGSYVCLYGYNGVCTSLPVEGVSDKDYVAHATKHATMQHQRKNNGQLLEPGSTWTVYSAIQNLPAVLNDPFKGKQSNFFTRTWGDGFVEKMDVPRSPYLPEVTMHHFEVYLKKIARRHRKHSRMSSSATRPTTPNELLQNFPNLKKVKSLDRSQFDLLNIPKIFLTPNLDLSQRENFEAVFPFTKDGLLDKEYNVVTHVEQMEKKLSHYLDIVEVRIAEQVASKSQAFFNAMTSHDALMEQLSQTITVLKALRENIHQVDKYLVKDSLKVLQLERARTNRFLVHEKLKLMATVHQSQPMIQLLLSTPDYVAALDLISTTQEILLQELNGVHSFRHLSSQLTEMEKLVDKMLTTEFQKYATADLNRPLGEEDVVLDGDKLVSIISGLLRQKHFHFVDTYKEEAVTTVRAITKQRVIEALAASDCCSDQQAAALEVGSLSHAERLTLLHNTIYSLTKLLVRVKAVHDVMRDTANLSAGHTVDGSYDESMPDRLLTQDEHVRVTTKLTDMLISVCDYCHERLGNLLSAGTNEKDKSQNEKDNISESSLNKIEDKENHSPIEKTSWLSDRATTTQVCQLANIVEEFTEECEKLCGKQCTALRSAFKAQASKFVQKFHTERKTRLTLLLESERWKQADVPSEFQSLVTYIYQENQFPRGPLKRDDEVKNDSTESFIMIGEERFAVVPTALMLIQMIHEYCRTSSELVALSGTIGRQLAELLRHYNSRCCQLVLGAGAMQVAGLKTITSTILVLAARSLKLILWFMPYIKKHFQELAEQNPSRGVVGMPSVSGGVALLDSVERDIRAHIREIEGKILTIVDNLLGGQISKWNARPPVPSKSFRNISSYLIKLHEAVSGILPSTEVESLYRTVNTSFKEKLREQLVKMNIVNNGGPQHGVVTLELTFYLEALRKLKVLPNEELNDDWMSDIWTR
- the LOC124432261 gene encoding protein TAPT1 homolog produces the protein MDSEQENTIKLEGHADRKYISFQGLKKASKCPSNRIECLDTNQTDSQQFNNRDITRKKGVSLMQFVQTELTRGYQLEYDEERFSARREKIYSFMKIPREVEKFMIYGFLQCADSFLFVYTFLPLRFIMALWAVATRPLWHCLGSKKLRAKRKERILRPAEVCDLLKGVVVLGCWAATWKVDTSMMYHVVKSQSVIKLYIFYNMLEVGDRLFSAFGQDTIDALLWTATEPRSRTRSTRSQHLGTLPHLLFALAYVLLHSILVLFQATTLNVAINSSNKALLTIMMSNNFVELKGSVFKKFDKNNLFQLSCADVRERFHLTMLLLAVTLQTMKEYAWRADRLIVLLPDCVMLLLAEVLVDWVKHAFITRFNELSSTVYRDYTVSLAYDMAQTRQKTAFSDPSDLIARRMGFIPLPLSVAMGRVLCTTLTPSARPANFILLILAYLILVALRILNSLIILGRACDLISSHAHSNRNETGEETLIQNLNKSSADAKDPNLATAIFSNSAVSLNNVCLNDALLKSDDTTDDLDRSEDNSAEVAPPVKNILRSGSEPLLPQ